A single region of the Mercenaria mercenaria strain notata chromosome 6, MADL_Memer_1, whole genome shotgun sequence genome encodes:
- the LOC123549567 gene encoding BTB/POZ domain-containing protein 6-like — protein MIGKHIPGDWQQGKSLGACMVELFDRGLWTDVKFHLKNLKQEQTIQAHKIVLAARSPVFQAMFFGHCADRKTEIELKDVEKDIFLLFLRYIYSDTVTLSEKNASAVLEMAHYYQVSSLVKFCADFLTTIITTKNCCEILTFAMFYKLPSLKTSCCAFIDSNAEQVLKSGCFLDLSAECLLYILKGDTFFAKEEDILEAAERWSRKKFLQSGEEDNSTNIRKTLGESFYQLRLPTMSNKALLDNISRKGYFSIEEYANIAAFINKVPDVNLSTNSCVPRVAEVETLTVQIDDGCTYAYSEPKDQLSVSYDFFISKDVALSNFVFSKIEPYLEYQWRSTTKLPDNIDLILSGSVIIKCLKFEQNFTLRQQQDENVKINISPLLVLRKRETPYCVEINIEYKYKNIQMKTKLDRNKNRISNDSGNISVCSVGYEDFSVIKSIGFLNFSNRDLDKDMNTESTDTKSGQRKSKRKRRHNKLATKK, from the exons ATGATTGGGAAACATATACCAGGAGACTGGCAACAAGGGAAGAGCCTAGGCGCCTGTATGGTAGAATTGTTTGACAGGGGCCTCTGGACAGATGTCAAGTTTCACTTAAAAAATCTAAAGCAAGAGCAAACGATTCAAGCACATAAAATTGTCTTAGCAGCAAGAAGTCCTGTTTTCCAGGCGATGTTTTTCGGACATTGCGCAGACAGAAAAACCGAAATCGAACTGAAAGATGTTGAAAAGGACatatttcttctgtttttaag GTATATTTACAGCGACACAGTTACACTAAGCGAGAAAAACGCTTCTGCAGTGTTGGAAATGGCTCACTATTATCAAGTTTCAAGCCTGGTAAAGTTTTGCGCTGACTTTCTGACAACCATTATCACAACAAAGAATTGCTGTGAAATTCTAACATTTGCTATGTTTTACAAGCTGCCAAGTCTTAAAACATCGTGCTGTGCCTTCATCGACAGCAACGCAGAACAAGTCCTCAAATCGGGATGTTTCTTGGACTTATCTGCAGAATGTCTTCTGTATATTCTAAAAGGCGATACTTTCTTCGCTAAAGAGGAAGACATTCTAGAAGCCGCAGAAAGATGGTCCAGGAAGAAATTCTTACAGAGTGGAGAGGAAGACAACAGCACAAATATCCGTAAAACCCTCGGTGAATCGTTCTATCAACTGAGACTGCCAACAATGTCAAATAAAGCATTGCTGGATAACATAAGCAGAAAGGGTTACTTTTCAATTGAGGAATATGCAAATATTGCAGCATTTATCAATAAAGTTCCTGATGTAAATTTGTCAACTAATTCTTGTGTACCACGTGTAGCCGAGGTTGAAACATTAACGGTCCAGATAGACGACGGTTGCACGTATGCATATTCTGAACCTAAGGATCAGTTGTCTGTTTCTTATGACTTTTTCATATCAAAGGATGTTGCATTGTCAAATTTTGTCTTTTCGAAGATTGAGCCATACTTGGAGTACCAATGGCGCAGTACAACAAAGCTGCCAGACAACATTGACTTAATTTTGTCAGGTTCTGTCAtcattaaatgtttgaaatttgaacaaaattttacGCTGCGGCAGCaacaagatgaaaatgtgaaaattaataTCAGTCCATTGTTAGTTTTGAGGAAGAGAGAAACACCATATTGtgttgaaataaatattgaatataaatacaaaaatatacaaatgaaGACTAAACTTGATAGAAACAAAAACCGTATTTCAAACGATTCCGGTAACATATCGGTCTGCAGCGTGGGTTATGAAGACTTTTCAGTGATCAAAAGTATCGGTTTCCTGAACTTTTCAAATCGTGACTTGGACAAAGATATGAACACTGAATCCACTGACACGAAGAGTGGTCAACGGAAATCAAAGAGAAAACGTCGACATAACAAGTTAGCAACTAAAAAGTAA